A DNA window from Daucus carota subsp. sativus chromosome 3, DH1 v3.0, whole genome shotgun sequence contains the following coding sequences:
- the LOC108212533 gene encoding uncharacterized protein LOC108212533: MHRHIGTQSKIKLRSSSRSQRSSKRNIVRRTEKLTTFQFDRYASEVWDKIAVSCGFNCSVVDSIWYSIFCGGDKYKEKVVRWMLKNDRLENRYIFVPICKSNHWTLLILCNLGEDFNSESKSPCMLFLDSLRIREENMEPEIRRFVSALYKKWKPELNDDDIANIPFKCPKVSQQKDGIQCGYYVLYYMYRFLMDSPIWFNIHKDYPGFLSKYWFKEDEYKLFYENNFNIFKASGSENKDDSAVQIKDEDKEDSEVQIIHVEDKVELEAHDEVIKLHTPASSSKKRKELEKPDGQQQSPITEQVRPRKSPRRTKQKMEEDDGQEQSPIQQQTVARVEKLESPCDSVMEQVRQRKSARRTKQKMEEDDRRRMTRGQKRKIESQANKKRVQCKKNQVKRNKPNKKEKRKLPDESDNSLEDETDGEDEPGNLIPKKIKIRARASTFSKVISQLSKAQKEWIQNAGFGDLLLFCMNKIPKKMAVNVLWYYDPYENVLHLKGPQVIRIKEDDVHDVLGFPKGNRDVVFAADKEKLDAWRSQFPEKIAPHKVTEKMVFSAMKKNQGC, translated from the exons gtacacaatctaaaataaaattgagatcaagCAGCAGAAGTCAAAGAAGCAGTAAAAGAAATATTGTTAGACGGACTGAGAAATTAACCACATTTCAATTTGATCGATATGCCAG TGAGGTGTGGGATAAAATTGCTGTCTCGTGCGGTTTTAATTGCTCTGTTGTGGACTCAATCTGGTATAGTATTTTTTGTGGAGGAgataaatataaagaaaaagttGTTCGTTGGATGCTGAAAAATGACAGATTGGAAAACAGATACATCTTTGTTCCAATTTGTAAATC GAACCACTGGACTTTGTTAATCCTCTGCAATTTGGGAGAGGATTTCAATTCAGAATCCAAGAGTCCTTGTATGTTGTTCTTGGACTCTCTGCGAATAAGAGAGGAAAACATGGAACCAGAAATTAGAAG ATTCGTTTCTGCATTGTATAAAAAATGGAAGCCAGAATTGAATGATGATGATATAGCAAATATTCCATTCAAATGTCCTAAAGTTTCACAACAGAAGGATGGAATTCAATGTGGCTATTATGTTCTGTACTACATGTATCGTTTCTTGATGGATAGTCCAATATGGTTTAATATCCATAAGGATTATCCCGGATTT CTAAGCAAGTACTGGTTCAAGGAAGATGAATATAAGTTATTCTATGAGAataactttaacattttcaaaGCCTCTGGATCAGAAAATAAGGATGATTCTGCAGTTCAAATAAAGGATGAAGATAAGGAAGATTCTGAAGTTCAAATCATCCATGTTGAAGATAAAGTTGAGTTGGAAGCACATGATGAAGTCATTAAACTTCATACCCCTGCTTCATCatcaaaaaagagaaaagagcTTGAAAAACCAGATGGACAACAACAATCTCCTATTACGGAGCAAGTACGTCCACGTAAATCTCCAAGACGTACCAAACAAAAAATGGAAGAAGATGACGGACAAGAACAATCTCCTATTCAGCAACAGACAGTAGCAAGAGTTGAAAAACTTGAAAGTCCATGTGATTCTGTTATGGAGCAAGTTCGTCAACGTAAATCTGCAAGACGTACCAAACAGAAAATGGAAGAAGATGATCGAAGGAGGATGACAAGAGGCCAAAAGAGGAAAATTGAATCGCAGGCAAACAAAAAACGAGTCCAATGCAAAAAAAATCAAGTGAAAAGAAATAAG CCTAAcaagaaagaaaagagaaagctGCCTGATGAAAGTGATAACTCATTGGAGGATGAAacagatggagaagatgaacctggaAATTTAATTCCAAAGAAGATAAAAATAAGAGCTCGTGCAAGCACATTCTCCAAAGTTATAAGTCAACTTTCAAAAGCTCAAAAGGAATGGATTCAAAATGCGGGATTTGGTGATTTACTGCTATTTTGTATGaataaaattccaaaaaaaatgGCAGTAAATGTTCTTTGGTATTACGACCCTTATGAAAATGTGCTACATCTCAAGGGACCCCAAGTAATTAGAATAAAGGAGGACGATGTACATGATGTTCTAGGGTTTCCAAAAGGCAACAGGGATGTTGTATTTGCTGCTGATAAAGAAAAGTTGGATGCGTGGAGATCACAATTTCCAGAGAAAATAGCTCCACATAAAGTGACAGAGAAGATGGTGTTCTCTGCTATGAAAAAAAACCAGGGATGCTGA
- the LOC108211942 gene encoding uncharacterized protein LOC108211942 yields the protein MVLLSNLFFRSHTGSYVNQEILEFVGSFDDAVKFNWCKLVVKGLRDASTAWLQDPIEQYYTGSLVFLIYFYLEKVENDLIKAEKTRPSFIGWKNSIILQREATEDVDNSFGQGIIKADCEELDNSQDDGGTKNIGEQETEQVEDLKGQCKEKVEADRNKTSTSNSMPASLLPSGGFSIEIGGDVRTTLGKNSIPHQQALVPPDVKVSTKTTTTTAGVEHVLSRDDKKTTEMSLVTSQHFHTPMETIKGVDDLFQMGSTNQTVDIAIMSVARDISADYVDEDFIKEYETMQLIKEELKQMETLKTSCCNNLKIARALFPSNSELEKLEEQFERLHQFSGIKKPPATVDKSCERNDLENAKSNINQMNVGQRPRREMKIGEFQKSPFRQRTIDIDKLKLSKVEEDTWCWLNANSFLPLQQIFSWNGHYICLKQQFQSLRDGCQIYTAVVDTFTCVLNDDERFRSLDSPRRFFCNTYTTLNTMTRTNEINPPHNEKDHDCLSSSEMKYKRFCSNFNEVLAQFSVSISNVDLVFFPIHYINHFYVVCFDLKNPAIEILDNNCLGDSITSIYDGYPQSLKENFVKYMMNVSEVKARHLLNVEITRLQMKWRTTNNSIDCGIFAMRHMETYKGNGVRSWDSKFAPETQKQIQARQIHKARQLYAHKIISSTANSLRNQMQLDINCTLARN from the exons ATGGTTTTGTTGTCTAATCTTTTTTTTAGGTCCCACACTGGTTCTTATGTGAATCAAGAAATTTTAGAGTTTGTTGGATCGTTTGATGATGCCGTGAAATTTAACTGGTGCAAGTTGGTTGTGAAAGGGTTGAGAGACGCGTCAACAGCTTGGCTACAAGATCCAATAGAACAGTATTACACAGGATCATTGGTGTTCTTGATT TATTTCTATCTTGAGAAAGTAGAAAATGATCTCATAAAAGCTGAGAAGACAAGACCTTCATTTATAGGATGGAAAAATTCTATAATATTGCAAAGAGAAGCCACTGAAGATGTGGATAATTCTTTTGGCCAAGGAATTATT AAGGCGGATTGTGAGGAATTAGACAATTCTCAGGATGATGGTGGTACTAAAAATATTGGGGAGCAAGAAACTGAG CAAGTTGAAGATTTGAAGGGTCAGTGCAAAGAAAAAGTAGAAGCAGATAGAAACAAAACATCTACGTCCAACAG TATGCCTGCTTCCCTTCTGCCATCTGGTGGTTTTTCAATTGAAATTGGAGGTGATGTAAGGACGACATTAGGAAAAAATTCAATTCCACACCAACAAGCATTGGTTCCTCCG GATGTTAAAGTCTCAACAAAAACTACAACTACAACTGCAGGAGTTGAACACGTTCTTAGTCGGGATGATAAAAAGACCACTGAAATG AGTTTGGTAACAAGTCAGCACTTTCATACCCCAATGGAAACAATTAAAGGAGTTGATGATTTATTTCAAATGGGTAGCACTAACCAAACAGTAGACATAGCAATCATGTCGGTTGCTAGAGACATAAGTGCTGATTACGTTGATGAAGATTTTATAAAGGAATAT GAAACAATGCAACTGATCAAAGAAGAACTTAAGCAAATGGAAACTTTGAAAACATCCTGCTGTAACAATTTAAAAATTGCACGGGCATTATTCCCTTCCAATTCAGAATTGGAGAAACTTGAAGAGCAATTTGAGAGGTTGCATCAATTTTCTGGCATCAAAAAACCACCAGCAACCGTGGATAAAAG TTGTGAACGCAATGATTTGGAAAATGCAAAATCTAACATAAATCAAATGAATGTTGGACAAAGGCCAAGGAGGGAAATGAAAATAGGTGAATTTCAGAAATCACCGTTTCGTCAGCGAACCATTGACATTGACAAGTTAAAGTTGTCAAAAGTGGAGGAAGACACTTGGTGTTGGCTTAATGCAAACAGTTTTTTGCCACT TCAACAAATTTTCTCTTGGAATGGACATTATATATGTTTGAAGCAACAATTTCAATCATTGCGTGATGGCTGTCAAATATATACTGCTGTTGTGGATACTTTCACCTGTGTCTTGAATGATGATGAGAGGTTCAGATCACTTGATTCTCCGAGGAGATTTTTTTGCAATACATACACAACG CTTAACACAATGACCAGAACAAACGAAATCAACCCTCCTCATAATGAAAAAGATCATGATTGCTTAAGTTCGAGTGAAATGAAGTACAAGAGGTTTTGTTCAAATTTTAATGAAGTACTTGCTCAATTTTCTGTGAGCATCAGCAATGTTGATCTG GTCTTCTTCCCCATCCATTATATCAACCATTTCTATGTGGTGTGCTTCGATTTAAAAAACCCTGCAATTGAGATTTTGGACAACAATTGTTTAGGAGATTCAATTACAAGCATTTATGATGGTTACCCGCAAAGCTTG AAAGAGAATTTTGTCAAATACATGATGAATGTTAGTGAGGTGAAAGCTAGACATTTGTTGAATGTTGAAATCACACGACTTCAGATGAAATGGCGCACGACAAACAATTCTATTGATTGTGGAATCTTTGCTATGCGCCACATGGAGACCTATAAAGGGAATGGAGTCCGTAGCTGGGATTCAAAATTCGCTCCTGAAACTCAAAAG CAAATTCAAGCGAGACAGATACACAAGGCCAGACAACTCTATGCTCACAAAATCATTTCATCAACTGCTAACTCCTTGCGAAATCAGATGCAGCTAGACATTAATTGCACTTTAGCAAGAAATTAA
- the LOC108212534 gene encoding protein FAR1-RELATED SEQUENCE 5-like has translation MSSSSNQALLSIFSVDSNGIIERTSGNIPQTGEGNNILIDTGCDSTANNEVEEFIEGFDDSFSKNIQLWIPNVANTDLKPYPGQRFKDTEAAYNFYAEYGRKAGFDVRKDTQRVRNGIIIHKHIVCSKSGNLNQSTSMNSDDNAELSRISSSEGSTVRKRRKTATMKCDCTAKIVVMYDGKKEYVIDRFIEGHNHSMASDYAKQFLRVNRNMNTVQRKFVVDAAKSNIGAYRAHSLYKSLCGSYSDVGATAKDFQNWMRDVKLYIGKRDADMLIEKFKTKKETTNGGFFYEYETDPNGHLTRIFWADVEGRQSYEIFGEVVSFDATYRTNKYGMVFVPFIGVDNHWKSVTFAACLLNHEDTPNFSWACDMLLKVFKRPPKCIITDQCPAMKIAIAEKFPDSIHRYCMWHIMQKFPAKIGVLFCAESEFMKKLNKYVWSSHLTVTEFEAGWSSILKEFQLTEHIWLNEMYEMRNSWIPAFFRDKPMGGLLRTTSRSESSNIYFNHFVQKGDTLSEFYMCYESAIDKQIHEAKSLDNRDTSVPNLTTEKLIEKYAARLYTRSIFHKVQKEIKASCFHIQLGGQPIIVDGVNKYVVKDKFFQDSLFEVRLSFSTNDVSCSCQLFTRVGYLCRHCFFCLALWGIEEIPQQFLCNRWMKNAVDRFCTLNLGDVVGSSEGWKTRDTSKRIWNVFQRCLGDAWNDNDCMQFLLEEMESLSIRMKNKVKNPCSSKDDILQEMYGVRPSSSVTVHPPLQSNDKGSRKRIMGAAEKSWDGKDRPKRLCRTCNSLGYHDSRTCPLKAQQLKQDKLPTQNQ, from the exons ATGTCTTCTTCTTCAAATCAAGCTTTGTTGTCTATTTTCAGTGTCGATTCTAATGGAATCATTGAACGCACATCAG GTAATATTCCTCAAACTGGTGAAGGCAACAATATATTGATTGATACTGGGTGTGATTCCACTGCAAACAATGAGGTTGAAGAATTTATAGAAGGTTTTGATGATTCTTTTAGTAAGAATATTCAGTTGTGGATACCAAACGTAGCTAATACAGATTTAAAACCTTATCCTGGTCAACGTTTCAAAGATACTGAAGCTGCTTACAATTTTTATGCCGAGTATGGAAGAAAAGCAGGTTTTGATGTTCGCAAAGATACACAAAGGGTTAGGAATGGGATTATTATCCACAAACATATTGTTTGTTCAAAATCGGGTAATCTAAATCAGTCAACAAGTATGAATTCTGATGATAATGCAGAATTGTCTCGTATATCTAGTAGTGAAGGTAGCACAGTTAGAAAAAGGAGGAAAACAGCTACAATGAAATGTGATTGCACTGCAAAAATTGTGGTAATGTATGATGGGAAGAAGGAATATGTTATTGATCGTTTCATTGAAGGTCATAATCACTCAATGGCATCTGATTATGCGAAGCAATTCCTACGTGTTAATCGCAATATGAATACTGTTCAAAGAAAATTTGTTGTTGATGCTGCTAAGTCAAATATTGGGGCATATAGGGCACATAGTCTTTACAAGTCGTTGTGTGGATCCTATTCAGATGTAGGAGCAACTGCGAAAGATTTTCAAAATTGGATGAGAGACGTTAAATTGTATATCGGAAAGAGAGATGCAGATATGTTGATTGAgaagtttaaaacaaaaaagGAGACAACTAATGGTGGTTTTTTTTATGAGTATGAGACTGATCCAAATGGGCATTTGACTCGAATTTTTTGGGCTGACGTGGAAGGTCGTCAAAGTTATGAAATTTTTGGAGAAGTGGTTTCTTTTGATGCTACATATCGTACAAATAA GTATGGTATGGTTTTTGTACCCTTTATTGGGGTTGATAATCATTGGAAAAGTGTGACATTCGCTGCTTGTTTGCTTAATCACGAAGATACACCAAATTTTTCTTGGGCCTGTGATATGTTACTAAAAGTTTTCAAGCGGCCTCCAAAATGTATAATAACAGACCAATGTCCAGCAATGAAAATTGCAATTGCTGAAAAGTTTCCAGATTCTATTCATCGTTATTGTATGTGGCACATTATGCAGAAGTTTCCTGCCAAG ATTGGTGTTCTTTTTTGTGCAGAGTCTGAATTTATGAAAAAGTTGAATAAGTATGTGTGGTCTTCTCATTTGACAGTTACTGAATTTGAAGCTGGATGGTCTAGTATATTGAAGGAGTTTCAATTGACTGAGCACATTTGGCTGAATGAGATGTATGAAATGAGGAACTCTTGGATTCCTGCTTTTTTCAGGGATAAACCGATGGGAGGGTTATTGCGAACTACATCAAGGTCAGAGAGTTCAAATATTTACTTTAATCATTTTGTGCAAAAAGGGGACACACTTTCAGAGTTTTACATGTGCTACGAAAGTGCGATTGATAAACAGATTCATGAAGCTAAAAGTCTAGACAATAGAGATACTTCCGTCCCGAACCTTACAACAGAAAAGTTAATCGAAAAATATGCAGCTCGACTTTACACGAGATCGATATTTCATAAGgttcaaaaagaaattaaagcaagttgttttcatattCAGTTGGGTGGACAACCAATCATAGTTGATGGAGTCAACAAGTATGTTGTCAAGGATAAATTTTTTCAGGATAGTTTGTTTGAGGTTCGATTGTCATTTTCAACAAATGACGTATCATGTTCTTGTCAGCTTTTTACAAGAGTTGGATATTTGTGCCGCCATTGTTTTTTTTGTCTTGCCCTTTGGGGTATTGAAGAGATTCCACAACAATTCTTGTGTAATCGATGGATGAAAAATGCAGTAGATAGATTTTGTACCTTGAACTTGGGTGACGTGGTTGGAAGTAGTGAGGGGTGGAAGACTAGAGACACGTCAAAAAGAATTTGGAATGTATTTCAACGATGTCTCGGAGATGCATGGAATGATAATGATTGTATGCAGTTTTTACTAGAAGAGATGGAATCATTGAGTATTAGAATGAAGAACAAGGTAAAGAATCCATGCTCATCAAAGGATGACATACTCCAAGAAATGTATGGTGTTAGACCTTCAAGCTCAGTGACTGTTCATCCACCATTGCAAAGCAATGACAAAGGCTCCCGCAAGAGAATTATGGGTGCTGCTGAAAAAAGTTGGGACGGCAAAGACAGGCCAAAGAGGCTTTGCAGAACATGTAATTCATTGGGGTACCATGATTCCAGAACCTGTCCGTTGAAAGCTCAACAACTTAAACAAGATAAATTACCAACTCAGAATCAGTAG
- the LOC108213377 gene encoding patatin-like protein 2: MEIKGFLVLSLLLSLATILECANKPPATQTTKGKTVTVLSIDGGGIRGIIPGTILAFLESKLQELDGPDARIAQYFDVISGTSTGGLVTAMLTAPGEDNRSRFAAKDINKFYSENGPEIFPQDNASTQGPKYDGEYLRSIIRESLGSITMNQTLTEVIIPTFDIKLLQPTMFSTSDAKVKTSKNALLADACIGTSAAPTLLPAYYFETEFEDGKTRSFNLIDGGVVAVNPTQVAVTHIFNEIVKGNFEFVDVKPMDTRKILVISLGTGTAKFEEKYNASTASQWSPRDWINPTIDSYSASSADLPDIAVTSLFQSLGAEKNYLRIQEDNLVGNTTSGDLATTENMEALADIGNKLLEKSVARVNIDTGAYEPVEEEGTNSDALIRFAKLLSDERKIRTAN; encoded by the exons ATGGAGATAAAAGGATTTTTGGTTCTGTCGTTGCTACTTTCTTTAGCAACTATTCTCGAGTGTGCAAATAAACCGCCTGCCACTCAAACAACAAAAGGAAAGACCGTGACGGTGCTGAGTATCGATGGAGGTGGCATTCGAGGCATCATCCCGGGCACCATTCTTGCCTTTCTCGAGTCCAAGCTTCAG gaaTTGGATGGACCCGACGCAAGAATTGCACAATACTTCGATGTGATATCTGGTACAAGCACAGGTGGCCTGGTCACTGCAATGCTCACAGCTCCAGGTGAAGATAACCGGTCTCGTTTTGCTGCCAAAgacattaacaaattttattctGAGAATGGACCCGAAATCTTCCCACAGGACAA TGCCTCCACTCAAGGGCCGAAGTACGATGGGGAGTACCTAAGATCGATCATTAGGGAATCATTGGGCAGTATAACCATGAACCAGACCCTTACAGAAGTGATCATACCAACTTTTGACATCAAACTGCTTCAACCAACAATGTTTTCTACCAGTGAT GCAAAAGTAAAAACTTCTAAGAATGCATTACTAGCAGATGCTTGCATAGGTACATCTGCAGCTCCTACTCTTTTACCAGCATACTACTTTGAGACTGAATTCGAGGATGGGAAGACTCGCAGCTTCAATCTGATCGATGGTGGAGTGGTTGCAGTCAATCCG ACTCAGGTCGCCGTAACTCATATTTTCAATGAAATAGTGAAAGGAAACTTTGAGTTTGTGGATGTCAAGCCAATGGACACTAgaaaaatattagtaatatcACTCGGCACTGGTACAGCCAAGTTTGAGGAGAAGTACAATGCAAGCACGGCTTCCCAATGGAGTCCCCGCGATTGGATTAATCCCACTATCGACTCTTACAGTGCTTCAAGCGCTGATCTGCCTGACATTGCAGTAACATCGCTCTTTCAATCCCTCGGGGCTGAGAAAAATTATTTGCGCATTCAGGAGGATAATCTGGTAGGGAATACTACTTCAGGTGATTTGGCAACCACAGAAAATATGGAGGCACTTGCTGACATAGGAAACAAGCTGCTGGAGAAGTCAGTAGCCAGGGTGAATATCGATACAGGGGCATATGAGCCCGTGGAGGAGGAAGGTACCAATTCCGATGCTCTGATCCGTTTTGCTAAGCTACTTTCAGATGAAAGGAAGATCCGCACAGCTAATTAG